Proteins encoded by one window of Xiphias gladius isolate SHS-SW01 ecotype Sanya breed wild chromosome 15, ASM1685928v1, whole genome shotgun sequence:
- the nacc1b gene encoding nucleus accumbens-associated protein 1, with protein sequence MAACSEAEGDTRPLLLRCSPPLKHFPTEHGSGGSCGAGQSVMAQTLQMAIPNFGNNVLECLNEQRLQGLYCDVSVVVKGHAFKAHRAVLAASSSYFRDLFNAGGKSSVVELPPAVQPQSFQQILAFCYTGRLSMNVGDQFLLMYTAGFLQIQQIMEKGTEFFLKVSSPSCDSQGLHTEETPPSEPQSPVTQTVGGGGVGVVATAAGRPSSCLTPLPLVSKVKTEQTATTPQPTPHPQQQEGSPYSVVCTPVAKRLWEGGNRDGGGGSGGGGGGGMRKAARYSSSSSSSSSSNNTTQDASGRGPAASAAMAATSVGGAGLNSNHNNNNNNNGGTPEGTSPGTLSMYTSDSPISYHDDEEEDDIADESAEEQYRQICNMYTMYSMLNAGAAVVGERVEALPDLAPDSGGGRGGRGGRSRQDLASLPAELISQIGNRCHPKLYEEGDPAEKLELVSGTSVFISRAQLMNCHVSAGTRHKVLLRRLLAAFFDRSTLANSCGTGIRSSTNDPSRKPLDNRVLHAVKFYCQNFAPSFKESEMNAIAADMCTNARRVVRKSWIPKLKLLMADSDAYSAFLADSVKMEADALGADQGFDPSLEAVAAAAAAANSMEAGGGAMQADNLQGAGGDSSTLF encoded by the exons ATGGCTGCCTGTAGCGAGGCGGAGGGAGACACTAGACCGCTTCTTCTCCGCTGCTCTCCGCCGCTGAAACACTTTCCAACGGAACACGGCTCAGGGGG ATCCTGTGGTGCTGGGCAGAGCGTTATGGCTCAGACACTGCAGATGGCGATCCCCAACTTTGGCAACAACGTCCTGGAGTGTCTGAACGAACAGCGGCTGCAGGGCCTTTACTGTGATGTCTCCGTGGTCGTCAAGGGACACGCCTTCAAG GCCCACCGTGCGGTTCTGGCAGCCAGCAGCTCCTACTTCCGGGATCTGTTCAACGCTGGGGGGAAGAGTTCGGTGGTGGAGCTGCCCCCAGCCGTGCAGCCGCAGAGCTTCCAGCAGATCCTGGCCTTCTGCTACACAGGACGCCTCAGCATGAATGTTGGAGACCAGTTCCTGCTCATGTACACCGCCGGCTTCCTTCAGATCCAACAGATCATGGAGAAAGGCACAGAGTTTTTCCTCAAG GTCTCTTCTCCGAGCTGTGACTCCCAGGGTCTCCACACCGAGGAGACCCCGCCCTCTGAGCCCCAGAGCCCCGTTACTCAGACAGTGGGAGGGGGCGGAGTCGGCGTCGTTGCCACGGCCGCAGGAAGGCCCTCCTCTTGTCTCACGCCCCTCCCCCTGGTGTCCAAGGTGAAGACGGAACAGACAGCCACCACACCTCAGCCCACCCCACACCCGCAGCAG caggAAGGCTCTCCCTACTCGGTGGTCTGCACCCCCGTGGCCAAACGGCTGTGGGAAGGGGGCAACCGTGACGGGGGAGGGGGGTCTGGAGGGGGCGGAGGAGGTGGGATGAGGAAGGCCGCACGctactcttcctcctcctcttcctcctcctcctccaacaacACTACCCAGGATGCCTCTGGGCGTGGACCCGCAGCCAGTGCTGCGATGGCGGCCACTTCAGTGGGAGGAGCCGGACTCAACAGTAAccataacaacaataacaacaacaatggtGGGACCCCTGAGGGCACGAGCCCCGGCACACTGAGCATGTACACCAGTGACTCACCAATCAGTTACCACGACGACGAGGAAGAGGACGACATAGCGGATGAGAGCGCCGAAGAGCAGTACAGACAGATCTGCAACATGTACACCATGTACAGCATGCTGAACGCCGGGGCAGCAG TGGTTGGGGAGAGGGTGGAGGCTCTGCCGGACTTGGCCCCAGACTCGGGCGGTGGACGGGGAGGCAGGGGGGGACGCTCCCGGCAGGACCTGGCGTCCCTGCCAGCCGAGCTCATTAGCCAGATCGGGAACCGCTGCCACCCGAAGCTGTACGAGGAGGGCGACCCGGCCGAGAAGCTGGAGCTGGTGAGCGGCACCTCCGTGTTCATCTCCCGTGCCCAGCTCATGAACTGCCACGTCAGCGCCGGCACCCGCCACAAAGTTCTGCTCAGACGCCTGCTGGCTGCATTCTTTGACAG GAGCACTCTGGCTAACAGCTGTGGAACTGGCATCCGTTCTTCAACCAACGACCCAAGTCGTAAACCCCTGGACAACAGAGTTCTGCATGCTGTCAAAT TTTACTGCCAGAACTTCGCGCCGAGCTTCAAGGAGAGCGAGATGAACGCCATTGCAGCTGACATGTGCACCAACGCCCGTCGCGTCGTCCGCAAGAGCTGGATCCCCAAGCTCAAACTGCTGATGGCCGACAGTGACGCCTACTCTGCCTTCCTGGCCGACAGCGTGAAGATGGAGGCTGATGCGCTGGGGGCAGACCAAGGCTTTGACCCTTCCCTGGAGGCcgtggcggcggcggcggcagccGCTAACAGTATGGAAGCGGGAGGTGGAGCCATGCAGGCAGACAACCTCCAGGGGGCGGGAGGAGACAGCAGCACTTTGTTTTGA